Proteins found in one Quercus robur chromosome 2, dhQueRobu3.1, whole genome shotgun sequence genomic segment:
- the LOC126701078 gene encoding uncharacterized protein LOC126701078 codes for MQALIHKRPLLLYLATNSYAISALIALEDGGGVEQPIYYINRALKDAETRYLRAERACLAIVYASQRLRHYFLTYEVWLMTKSHAIKALLQQPILSGRISQWLLQLSQYDFKMGTPRAVKSQAIADLLAQFPGEEEFPLDDEVPGEVALLEEVREQWVMKFDWSSTTHSGGVGVVLYHEEDKAVALSFKLEFPYSNNTAEYEAYLTGLATALEMGVKHLKVLRDSNLVICQAKGSFSLKEPSLAPYRGMTQRIEEKFSTFEIEHAPRNENRFLDALVALGSQIIFKRSSTRIEVSKREESIIEVLKEKVREEQGEGDWWIPIKEVLVKGDDAAKLKMLKDHALVNEELYRRMPGGVLSRCVGQEEA; via the coding sequence ATGCAGGCCCTTATTCATAAAAGACCACTGCTACTCTATTTGGCCACCAACTCGTACGCCATCAGCGCACTAATTGCTCTGGAAGATGGAGGTGGTGTCGAGCAGCCAATATACTACATCAACCGCGCCTTAAAAGATGCAGAAACTCGTTACCTAAGGGCAGAGAGAGCGTGCCTGGCCATTGTATACGCTTCGCAGAGGTTGCGTCACTATTTCTTGACCTACGAAGTATGGCTGATGACTAAGTCCCATGCCATTAAAGCTCTTTTACAACAGCCGATCCTCTCTGGCAGGATATCCCAGTGGTTGCTACAGTTATCACAATACGACTTTAAAATGGGGACACCTAGGGCAGTGAAAAGTCAGGCTATAGCAGATTTATTGGCACAGTTTCCAGGAGAGGAAGAATTCCCACTGGATGATGAAGTTCCAGGGGAAGTAGCCTTGTTAGAAGAAGTCAGAGAACAGTGGGTAATGAAATTTGATTGGTCTTCTACTACCCATTCCGGAGGGGTAGGAGTAGTTTTGTATCATGAAGAAGACAAGGCAGTGGCACTGTCATTTAAGCTGGAATTCCCGTATTCAAACAACACGGCGGAGTACGAGGCCTACTTAACCGGGCTTGCCACGGCTCTCGAAATGGGAGTCAAACATTTGAAAGTATTGAGGGATTCAAACTTGGTTATTTGCCAGGCCAAGGGAAGCTTTTCCTTAAAGGAGCCTAGCCTAGCCCCGTACAGAGGGATGACCCAAAGAATCGAAGAAAAATTCTCAACCTTTGAAATAGAGCATGCCCCGAGAAACGAAAATCGGTTTTTGGACGCATTAGTTGCACTGGGTTCGCAAATAATCTTCAAAAGGAGTAGCACCAGGATAGAAGTCAGCAAGAGGGAAGAATCCATCATTGAGGTGTTGAAGGAAAAGGTCCGAGAGGAACAGGGCGAAGGGGATTGGTGGATCCCCATAAAGGAAGTGTTGGTAAAGGGAGACGATGCAGCAAAATTAAAGATGTTAAAAGATCATGCCTTGGTAAACGAAGAGTTGTACCGCAGGATGCCAGGTGGGGTCTTATCCAGATGCGTGGGGCAGGAAGAAGCctag